CGATGCTCGCCGGCATCGACGGCGACCCGGACTACCTGCGCGACGGCCTGCACGTCGCCGTCCGCGCCATGTTCCGCGCCGCCGACCTCGACGGGAGCGGCGAGCTGGGCGCCGACGAGTACCGCACCCTGTTCGGCGGCTCCCGCGTTCACCCGGCCGAACTGGCGCACGGCTTCCAGCAGTTGGACACCGACGGCGACGGCCGGATCACCGAGGAGGAGTTCCTCCACGGTTTCACCGAGTTCTTCACCACCCGAGGGGGCAGCGCGGCCGGCACCCAGTTACTCGGCCGCCCCTGACGGCGCGGGGGCGGGAGCCGACTGGTCGAGGAGAGCGACGAGGGCGCGGACGGTTCCGGTGAAGCGTGCGGCCTCCTCGTAGAAGGGGACGACGAAGGCGTCATCGGAGGTGCCGGCGACGGTCTGGCCGGGCGGCGCGCCGAGCACGGTGAAGCGGCCGTTGGGTCCGCCGCCGACGACGTAGACGCCGGGTTCGGCCTCGCGCAGGAAGAGACGTCCTGCTGGTGCCTGCCTCGAACCCCCGTGACGACGGCCGGCCGGTTGCCGTGTCAGACCGGCTTTACGGCCACCTCGTCCAGGTGGTTGTCCGCCGCCATGACCTCGCCGTCGGCCTGTGCGCCCAGGGTGCGGCGCATTTCGCGGACCTCCGGGTCGGACACCGACACGGTGACGGTGTACGGCGCGGGCCCGGTGATCGTCTGGTGCTCGTCGGTCGGCGGCATGAGGTTCCGGGCCAGGGCCTGACCGTCCACGCCCGGGCAGAGCGCGGTCGGCGGCAGCACCACGTGGGCGCTCGACTCGGGTGCGGACACCAGCCAGCCGCGGCCGTCGGGGAGGCGCTCGGCACCCGTCACCTCGGCGGGCAGCCCGTACGCGGCGGCGACCACACCGTCAGGGCCCTCGATCTCGATGGCGACGCCCTCGCTGCCGAGCGGCGCGGCCAGTGCCAGCGGGGTGGAGCCGCCCGAGCTGAGCAGCAGGTCGAAGACGAGCTCACCGGGTTCGGCGCCGGGCTTCTGGTATCCGTAGGCCTGCAAGGCGATGGAGGGGCCCGAAGTTCCCTGGGCGGTGAGCGACTTGGGGGCGTCCGGGAAGCGGTGGTAGCCGTGCCCGCCGCACGCGCTGCCGACGAAGGTGCCGCCGCCTGCGAGCGCCCGGTCGGCGGTGGGCCGCGGACTGCCCGGCTGCGGGGGAGGGGAGGCGATCTGCGGGGTGTGGGCGCGGTTCGGCCCGAACAGCACGCCGCCGACCACCAGCAGCACGATCAGCAGGCCCAGCACCGCCGTCCAGCGCTCGCCGCGGCTGAGCGAGCCGAAACGGCCGAGTCGGGGGCGCAGCCGTCCGAGCCGGCCTTCCGGTCGCCGGGCCGGGCCGTCGGCGGACCAGCGGCGACCGCCCGGGTCGACCGGGGGCTCCCGCCGCCAGCGCTCTGCCAGCATCCGGGCCCGCGCGGACGGTTCGCTCAGGGTGGCGGAGCGGACGAACTGCTCGTCCAGGACCAGTCCTTCGAACGGGTCCGGGGGCTCGACGGCGTCGGCCTGGCGGTGGTCGGACATTGCGCCAGTATGCCTGTCACGGGTGTCCGTGCGGGGGCTATGTTCTGGATCACGGACGGCCACCGCCGGGAAGGTCCCGGGAGGTCCCGCCGGCCGGGGAGGGCACCTGCCATGCCGCAGATCCTGATCGACCACTCGCCGGGCCTGGACTTCGACGCCACCGCGTTCGCAAAGGAGGTGCACGCGCTGATCCCGGCGGTCATCGACACCACCGTCGGCGACTGCAAGACCCTGGTGCGACCGGCAGCCCAGCACCTGGTCGGTGACGGTTCGTCGGCGGAGGCGGAGGCGGTGGTGCTGGTGGAGATCAAGATCCTGGCCGGGCGCAGCGTCGAGGCCCGCGCCACGCTCTCCGCGCGGGTGACCGAATTGCTGCGCGCGCACGTGCGGGTGCCTGCCGCGTTCGGGGTGGAGATCACCGAACTCGACCGGGAGAGCTACGTCTTCGTCCACCACGGCGGCCAGTGACGCGGCGGCGCCCCGGAGGGCGCCGCCGGCCGGCGATCGGTGTCCCGGCCGGGGTCGTCCGGCCGGGAGAATCGTTTCGGCTCATGCCGATCTTTGAATGCCTGGCGAGATCACAGGCCGGGGGTGGATTCGTCGAACAGCACGCAGCGAGCCCGGTTGTCCAGGTTGAGGGCGCGCCCGGAGACGACCTGGCGGCCCTGGCCGTCTACGTCCCGCGCGGCGTGGTGGATGCCCTTCGCGCCGTTCAGGTCCGGGCGGCGTGCAGTGCGCTCCGGGCTGCCGCTGCCGGGGAGGAAGATCAGGTACTCCCAGTCCCGGGCCGGGTGGTGGACGGTGCCGCAACTGTTCGGCGACAGCCGGACGGTGGTGAAGTCGGTGTCGTTGGCCACCGCGGAGCGGCCGAACCCGACCGCGCCGGTCCTGGTCAGGTCCAGCCTCGGGGTGCTGCGGGTCTTCTCCTGCTGGAACACCCAGACCTGGCCGACGGCCGGCTCGTTGTAGTCCTCGTGCTCGTAGAGGCAGAACGCGTCCGCGGGGCAGGCCGCCACGCCGTGCCCGCGGGTGAGGTGGATGCCGGAGCGCTGAGCGGTCGTCGCGCTCGCCGGTGTGGTGGCCGCAGTCAGGAACAGCAGCCCGGCCGAGGCGCAAATGATCATCTTCTCCATGTCCCACCCAACGACACCCCGCCCGACCGGGTACGCGAGCGCCCGGATTTCGTGACGGTCCGTCACTCGGGCGGCGGCTTTGGCTACATCACGTAACGGCGCGGTGTTGAAGCATCACCTTCGACCCGCCGGTTTCAGCGGGCGGAACCGGGCGTGGACGATCAACGTCGTACCGCGGGGACACGGGAAGGCGAGCAGTGCGAGGGGATCCAGGGGTGACGCGTTGACCGGGACGACCGGGAGTCGGCCGGCCACGGCCACGGCCGCGACGGGGCCGGCCGGGCGGAGCGTGTGGCGCCAGCGCGACTTCCTGCTGCTGTGGGGCGGGCAGACCGTCAGCGAGATGGGCGCCGCGGTCACCCAGATCGCGCTGCCGCTGCTGGCCGTCGTCGCACTCGACGCCAGCACCCTGGAGGTCGGACTGCTGTCCGCCGCCACCACCCTGGCGTTCGCGGTGGTCACGCTGCCCGCCGGGGCGGTCGTCGACCGGCGACCGCGCCGCTCCATCATGATCGTGACCGACCTGCTGCGCCTGCTGCTGCTCGGCTCGATACCCGTGGCAGCTGCGCTCGACCTGCTGACGATGGGTCAGCTGTACGTCGTCGCGGTCGCGGCCGGCGTGTGCACGGTGGTCTTCGACGTCGCCTACCAGAGCTACCTTCCCTCGCTGGTCCGGGCCGAGGACCTGCTGGCCGCCAACGGCCGGCTCGGCACCACGCAGGGCTTCGCCAACCTCGCCGGGCCGAGCCTCGGCGGCGGACTGGTCGGCGTGCTCGGCGCGGCCTCCGCGATCACCGTGGACGCGCTGTCCTTCGGCGTCTCCGTGCTCTCCGTCCTCGGCATCCGCACCCGTGAACCGGCCCCTCCACCGCCGCCCGCCGACGAGCCGCTCCGGCGGCGGGTCACCGAGGGCCTGCGGTTCGTCCTCCGCCACCCGATCCTGCGCAAGGTGGTGGCCTGCACCGGCACCTCCAACCTGTTCTCCGGCATGGCCTCCGCGCTGTGGATGGTCTTCCTGGTCCGCGAACTGCACGTTCGCCCCGCGTTCACCGGCCTGGTCATGGCCGGCGGGGCGATCGGCGGAATCCTCGGCGGCGCGCTCGCCGGGCGGCTCGCCGGGAGGATCGGCTCCGCGCGGATCATCTGGCTGTCGATCCTGGTCCTCGGCGCCCCGCAGTGTGTCGCGGCCGCCGCCCGGCCCGGCTGGAGCGTGCTGCTCGTCCCGCTGGGCATGGCCGTCGGGTACTTCGCCGCGATGCTCTACAACGTCGCCCAGATCAGCTACCGGCAGTCGGTCACCCCGCCCGAACTGATGGGCCGGATGAACGCCGCCGTCCGCTGGATCGTCTGGGGCACCCTCCCGCTCGGCGGCCTCCTCGGCGGCACGCTCGGCACCCTGATCGGCGTCCGCCCCACCCTCTGGATCGCCCTCCTCGGAACCTCGGCCGCCGGCCTGTTCGTGCTGCTCTCCCCGCTGCGTCGAATGCGGGACGTCCCACCGGCGCCGACGCTCGCGCCGACCGTGGAGGCGTGAGCCGAAAGCGCAGCCGGGGCGGGCGGACGCGCGGCTGCGCACCGAGTAAGGGCTGGGCAAGGCCGAGACCGCCCAGGCGCTCGGCATCAGCCCCGCCACGCTCACCGCGTGGGAGCAGGGTCGCCGCGACCCGCAGGGCGAGGGCCGCGCCGCGTACGCCCGGCTGCCGGACGGCGTCGCCGCGCAACTCGCCGACGCGGCAGCGGAGACGGCGGCCGAGCGCGAGCCGGAGCGCGGGCCGGAGCCGGCGTCGGCGCCTGGACCCGAGTCGAAGCCGGAGCCGCGGGCCGCGTTCCTGGCCGGCCCGAAGGCTGCCGCCGAGCCCGCCGTTCGGCCCGCTGCCGAACCCGCCTCGCCGCAGCAGCCGGGTCGGCACTGTACGGGCCGGCCACCTGCCTCGACCCTGGCCACCCTGTACCGGTCCGGCCTGCGACGGATCACCGAGCTGGCCGCTATCGAGGGCGTCACCCAGCCCGCGATGACCGTCCTGGTCCGGGTGATGGAGGAGTCCGGTCTGGTCGAGCCAAGGGCGACGCGTCCGACCGGCGGGTCACGTTGGTGTCGCTGACCGAGGCCGGCGCGGCGTACGTCGGGGCCCGGCGGCAGGCGGGCGTGGACGCGTTCGCACGGCTGGTCGACGAGCTCGCCGACGACGAGGTCGAGGCCCAGGTGGCGGCGCTTCCGGCGCTGGCGCACCTGGCAGAGCTCGAGAGCCAGGACCGAGAAGGGCCGAAGCGGCCCGGCAGTGCGGCGAGCCGTTGGCTGCAGCGCCGTTGACGGCCCGTCAGGTCGGTGGTGGGCACCCGGGACCGGTCGTCGGGCTTGCCGAACGGGCGCTGCGCCCCGCGACGCCCGACCTGTGCGCTGGTCCGTCTCGCCGTCGGAGTGCTCGTCCGGACGGTGCTCGGGAACCGGATGGTGCGCGGGGTGGTGACCGGGCAGGTGGAAGCCGGGCCGTCGCCTTGCGTTCCGGTGCCGGAGGACCCCGGGGAGGGGTGATCCCGGCCCGGACCCCCGGCGGGATCCTCAGGGTTTGCTCAGACCTGTGTCGGCGGGGCGGCGGGGTCTGCCAGCATGGGCCCGCCTGTGAAGGGGCGCACTCTCGGGGGGAACCATGACGGGTATTGAGGATGCCGGGCCGGCGGTGCTCCAGCCGTGCCCGAGCTGCGGACTCGGCGACCAGGTGAGCGGCGTGCCGGCGGTCTACCACGCCGGGCGGGACAGCGTCCGGGTCACCCGCCCGGCGCGCCACGACGAGGGCGAGGAGACGGTGACCCGCTCGGTCACCACCTCGCTGTCGGGCGCGTTGGCGCCCGCGCCGACCCTGCTGCCGTTCACGGCGGCGGGCGACGTGGCCGGGGGAGTGCTGCTGGTGCTGGTGGCGATCGGCACGTTCATCGGCGGCGCCGCGGGCGGCCACTGGTTCAGCGAGGACAGCGAGCCGACCCGCCGGACGACCACCGGCGGCTGGTACTACACCCAGCAGGACGCCGCGCCCGCGCACCACTCCTCGCTGGCGTTCCTCGGCTGGATCTCCGCGCTGGCGCTGCTGTCGGCGATCACGCTGCTGGTCCGGGCCGGCCGGCGACAGGCCGCCCGGAAGCTGCTGCTGGCCGGTCGGGCGGAGGCGGAACGGCTCTGGTCGCAGGGCTGGTACTGCCGGCGGTGCGGGTCGGTGCACTTCCGGGCCCGGCCGGGCGAGAAGGCACGGGCGCTGACGCTCCAGGAGTTCCGGTCGCAGGTGTGGGAAGCCGGCGGGTACGGCAGCCTCGCTGAGCGCGGCACCTTCTGACCCCGGGTCGGCACGCGGGTCGGTGCCGGGGTCGGTACGTGGGCAAGCGCTCGTGGTGGGGTGGGCGAAACCGGTTGTGGGGCGGGCGGGGCGACGCGTAGCGTGACGCGGGTGAACACCGGAACGGCCTTCGGCCACGCACGGACGGGTGACCCGGTGGGCGGCTGAGGCCGCCCCGGGCGCCGGGTGGGCATCCGGTCGGTCGGGTGCGCGGGCCGCCGTGTCGTCGAGCAGTACCTCGACACGTCTCCCGAACAACCCGACCCGAGAGGTTCGCCCGGCATGCCTGCCGCTTTCAACCACACCATCATCGCCTCCAAGGACCGCGAGGCCTCCGCCCGTTTCTTCCTGGACCTGCTGGAGGCCGAACAGGCGCCGTCCTGGGGCCCGTTCACCAACCTGACGCTCCCCGACGGCGTGCTCCTGCAGTTCGCCGAGCCGCCGGTGGAGATCCAGATGCAGCACTACGCGTTCCTGGTCGACGACGAACTCTTCGACCGCGCGCACGCCCTGCTGCGCGAGCGCGGCATCGACCACTGGGCCGACCCGCAGATGCAGCGCCTCGGCGAGACCAACACCGAGCACGGCGGCCGCGGCGTCTACCTGCTCGACCCGTCCGGCCACGGCATCGAACTCCTCACCCGCCCCTACCTGTAGACCCGTGGCCCGGGCGCGCGGCTGACGGTGCGTCGGGGGTCAGGACGGGGAGGGGACCATGCGGTGCAGGCCCTTCCGGTCGTAGTAGAAGGTCATGGCGAAGCCGAAGACCAGCGCGACGACGAAGCCGAGCAGGATCATCAGCCAGGCGCGGGTGAGGCCGGCGTCGGCCTGCGCGTTGAAGTACAGGATGGCGCGGACGCCGCCGGCCACCTGGCGCATCGGCTCGAAGGCGCCGAGGAAGCGGTAGAAGGACGGGGTGGCCTGCAGGGGCACGGTCGCGCCGGAGGAGGGGAGGGCGAGGGCGATGAAGACGAACATCGCGACGAGTTGGCCCAGGGTGCCGAACGCCGCGTTGATCGCCTGGACGCCGAGGCCGACCGCGACGCAGGCGCAGAAGGAGAACACCCAGAGCAGCGGCAGGTGCGGGGCGTCCATGCCCAGGATGCCGACCGTCGCCAGGATGATCATGGTGGTGGTGACGGCGGCCAGTCCCGCCGTCATCGCCATCTTCACCAGCAGGGTCTGGGTGCGGTTGATCGGAACGGTGGGGCGGCGGGTGTGCCACGGGCCGATCTCGCTGTCCGCGTAGCCGAGCGCGGTGTCCACGCCGTTGTGCACCAGGTTCGCGCTCAGGAACCCCGCCAGGACCAGCAGCAGCGTGTAGTAGAAGGCGCTCAGCCCCAGCCCCGTGTGCCGCCCGATCGGATGGCCGGGCTCCACCCGGACCTCCACCGGGTCGGCCAGCAGCAGCTTCGAGGTCGCCGGGGCGTCCGGCGCGGCCGCCGTCAGCCGCTTGCCGAGCGCCTCCGAGGAACGGTGGGCGGCCTGCTGGGTGATCTGCCCCGCCAGCGAGGACGCCAGCGACCCGGCACCCGGGTTGGTGAGCGCCAACAGGACCGGCCGGGCCGAGGCCTGATCGGTCGTCAGCGCCGCCACGCTCCGGGTGAAGTCCTCCGGGACGACCAGCGCGCCGTACACCTTGCCCGAGGACAGCTGGTCCTGGGCCTCCGCCCTGGACACCCGCCGCCACTGCACCTGGCCGGGCGGGGTGCCGGCCGCGATCGCGTCCGTCAGCTCGGCGCCCAGCGGTGCGGACTGTCCCGGCAGCGGCGGCCCGGTGTCCGCGTCGACCAGGGCGATCGGCATCCGGTGCAGGTCGTCCGCCGGGGTCAGGATGCCGCCCATGTACAGCAGCGACAGCACCAGGGCGACCAGCGCGCTCAGCACGCCGGGCACCAGCCACAGCTTCCACCGGCGCAGCACCCGCCCCGCGCGGGCCTGCCGAGCATTCACCTGCGGGGGGATCCCGGTCGCCATGGCACTCCACCGACTCGTCGCCGCCGGCCCCCGGCCGGGCGCCCCCACGACGATAGGTCCGGGGCGCGGC
The DNA window shown above is from Streptomyces sp. TLI_171 and carries:
- a CDS encoding 5-carboxymethyl-2-hydroxymuconate Delta-isomerase, translating into MPQILIDHSPGLDFDATAFAKEVHALIPAVIDTTVGDCKTLVRPAAQHLVGDGSSAEAEAVVLVEIKILAGRSVEARATLSARVTELLRAHVRVPAAFGVEITELDRESYVFVHHGGQ
- a CDS encoding VOC family protein, whose translation is MPAAFNHTIIASKDREASARFFLDLLEAEQAPSWGPFTNLTLPDGVLLQFAEPPVEIQMQHYAFLVDDELFDRAHALLRERGIDHWADPQMQRLGETNTEHGGRGVYLLDPSGHGIELLTRPYL
- a CDS encoding YhgE/Pip domain-containing protein — its product is MATGIPPQVNARQARAGRVLRRWKLWLVPGVLSALVALVLSLLYMGGILTPADDLHRMPIALVDADTGPPLPGQSAPLGAELTDAIAAGTPPGQVQWRRVSRAEAQDQLSSGKVYGALVVPEDFTRSVAALTTDQASARPVLLALTNPGAGSLASSLAGQITQQAAHRSSEALGKRLTAAAPDAPATSKLLLADPVEVRVEPGHPIGRHTGLGLSAFYYTLLLVLAGFLSANLVHNGVDTALGYADSEIGPWHTRRPTVPINRTQTLLVKMAMTAGLAAVTTTMIILATVGILGMDAPHLPLLWVFSFCACVAVGLGVQAINAAFGTLGQLVAMFVFIALALPSSGATVPLQATPSFYRFLGAFEPMRQVAGGVRAILYFNAQADAGLTRAWLMILLGFVVALVFGFAMTFYYDRKGLHRMVPSPS
- a CDS encoding peptidase inhibitor family I36 protein, with the translated sequence MEKMIICASAGLLFLTAATTPASATTAQRSGIHLTRGHGVAACPADAFCLYEHEDYNEPAVGQVWVFQQEKTRSTPRLDLTRTGAVGFGRSAVANDTDFTTVRLSPNSCGTVHHPARDWEYLIFLPGSGSPERTARRPDLNGAKGIHHAARDVDGQGRQVVSGRALNLDNRARCVLFDESTPGL
- a CDS encoding MFS transporter — its product is MWRQRDFLLLWGGQTVSEMGAAVTQIALPLLAVVALDASTLEVGLLSAATTLAFAVVTLPAGAVVDRRPRRSIMIVTDLLRLLLLGSIPVAAALDLLTMGQLYVVAVAAGVCTVVFDVAYQSYLPSLVRAEDLLAANGRLGTTQGFANLAGPSLGGGLVGVLGAASAITVDALSFGVSVLSVLGIRTREPAPPPPPADEPLRRRVTEGLRFVLRHPILRKVVACTGTSNLFSGMASALWMVFLVRELHVRPAFTGLVMAGGAIGGILGGALAGRLAGRIGSARIIWLSILVLGAPQCVAAAARPGWSVLLVPLGMAVGYFAAMLYNVAQISYRQSVTPPELMGRMNAAVRWIVWGTLPLGGLLGGTLGTLIGVRPTLWIALLGTSAAGLFVLLSPLRRMRDVPPAPTLAPTVEA